In Deltaproteobacteria bacterium, a genomic segment contains:
- a CDS encoding Nif3-like dinuclear metal center hexameric protein produces MPKLDKVVAFLDEFLKTDDVKDSSWNGLQFEGNDEVKRVAFAVDAGVESFEKAAAENADLLVVHHGQFWEFRNPSIVGWTRKRIGVLFENDMSLYCSHNPLDRHREVGHNAQLLKLLGAKITGEFFHYHGKNIGWIGERKKAASIGEIEKKLNADLNTNCTVLPFGREKIKTIAVCSGGGSYSGFYEAMDAGVDLYLTGDAVEVYYTAADAGMNVIFAGHHATETIGLKALAEVVRKRLKVETVFIDLPTGL; encoded by the coding sequence ATGCCGAAACTAGACAAAGTAGTCGCCTTTCTTGATGAATTTCTTAAGACCGATGACGTGAAGGATTCCTCCTGGAACGGCCTTCAGTTTGAGGGGAATGATGAGGTGAAGAGGGTAGCGTTTGCGGTGGACGCCGGGGTGGAATCGTTCGAGAAAGCGGCCGCGGAGAATGCGGATTTGCTTGTTGTGCATCACGGGCAGTTCTGGGAGTTTCGTAACCCATCGATTGTGGGGTGGACAAGGAAGAGAATCGGTGTCCTCTTCGAGAACGACATGTCGCTATACTGCAGCCATAATCCTCTCGACAGGCACAGGGAAGTAGGGCACAACGCGCAGCTTCTTAAGCTTCTGGGAGCAAAAATAACAGGCGAGTTTTTTCATTATCACGGAAAGAACATAGGCTGGATAGGCGAGAGGAAAAAGGCCGCATCGATCGGTGAGATCGAAAAAAAGCTAAACGCCGACCTCAACACGAATTGCACCGTCCTACCATTCGGGCGGGAAAAGATAAAGACGATCGCCGTATGCAGCGGAGGGGGTAGTTACAGCGGGTTCTACGAAGCGATGGATGCGGGCGTGGATCTGTACCTGACCGGGGACGCTGTGGAGGTCTATTACACGGCAGCGGACGCCGGGATGAACGTTATATTCGCGGGACACCACGCGACTGAGACTATCGGTCTCAAAGCCCTTGCGGAGGTAGTTCGAAAGAGACTCAAAGTCGAAACGGTTTTCATAGATTTGCCGACAGGTTTGTAA
- a CDS encoding 2-isopropylmalate synthase produces the protein MGSDNMVKIFDTTLRDGEQAPGCGMTAEEKLRVAHQLEKLGVDVIEAGFPISSEGDFQSVKVIAEKIRGCEIAGLCRANYNDIDRGWEAVKDAESPRIHTFIATSDIHLKHKLRKSRDEVLEIISGAVKHARQYTDNVEFSCEDATRTELDYLCKAVDIAVRAGATTINIPDTVGYTVPEEFAYIIRTLNEKVSGLDNIVLSVHCHNDLGLAVANSIAAIREGARQVECTINGLGERAGNASLEEIVMGLKVRNDKNPYVTRINTEHLYPTSRIVSQVTGVNVQPNKAIVGANAFAHEAGIHQDGVLKERITYEIMDPEEVGIPSNKLILGKHSGRHAFKDRLEDYGYFLDDVGFENAFKKFKDLADKKKYVFDEDIEALISEEFVRSSDFYKLISANYSGGSDMQPVATVKLLIDGKEVTVSESGDGPVDAAYQAVSKATGLKPALEHYVVASITEGIDAQGEVTVRVEDEGVITQGQGANTDIVVASVKAYINALNKLRWRKEHPKRVISQGM, from the coding sequence ATGGGCAGCGATAACATGGTAAAGATATTCGATACGACTCTAAGGGACGGTGAGCAGGCTCCGGGCTGCGGAATGACGGCAGAGGAGAAGCTCAGGGTTGCGCACCAGCTGGAGAAACTGGGGGTCGATGTCATCGAAGCCGGCTTTCCCATTTCATCCGAGGGAGATTTCCAGTCGGTGAAGGTTATCGCGGAGAAAATACGCGGTTGTGAAATCGCGGGTCTCTGCAGGGCTAATTACAACGATATAGACAGGGGTTGGGAAGCGGTAAAAGATGCCGAATCCCCGAGGATTCACACCTTTATTGCTACCTCCGACATACATTTAAAACATAAGCTCAGAAAATCCAGGGACGAAGTTCTTGAAATCATAAGCGGCGCTGTTAAACACGCCCGCCAGTACACGGATAACGTCGAATTTTCCTGCGAGGACGCAACCCGTACAGAGCTCGATTACCTGTGTAAAGCTGTGGATATTGCCGTAAGGGCAGGCGCTACGACGATTAATATCCCCGACACCGTTGGATATACTGTGCCCGAGGAATTCGCCTATATAATAAGGACACTCAATGAAAAGGTTTCAGGCCTCGATAATATTGTGCTCAGTGTGCATTGCCATAACGACCTCGGGCTTGCGGTAGCGAACTCTATTGCGGCGATTAGAGAGGGGGCGCGGCAGGTAGAGTGCACCATAAACGGCCTTGGGGAGAGAGCCGGAAACGCTTCGCTTGAAGAGATTGTAATGGGTCTCAAGGTCAGGAACGACAAAAATCCCTACGTTACAAGAATAAATACCGAACACTTATATCCGACGAGCAGGATTGTCTCTCAGGTAACCGGAGTGAACGTTCAGCCCAACAAGGCGATAGTCGGCGCAAACGCCTTCGCTCATGAGGCGGGGATACATCAGGACGGCGTGCTTAAGGAAAGAATCACCTATGAGATAATGGACCCCGAAGAAGTGGGTATTCCGTCTAACAAGCTTATTCTCGGAAAGCACTCGGGGAGGCATGCCTTTAAGGACCGCCTTGAGGATTACGGATATTTTCTCGACGACGTGGGATTCGAGAACGCGTTTAAGAAATTTAAAGACCTGGCCGATAAGAAAAAATACGTATTCGATGAGGATATAGAAGCCCTGATAAGCGAGGAGTTTGTACGCTCGTCTGATTTTTACAAGCTGATATCGGCTAACTATTCGGGCGGCTCGGACATGCAGCCGGTTGCTACCGTCAAGCTCCTTATAGACGGCAAGGAAGTCACGGTTTCGGAAAGCGGGGACGGCCCTGTGGATGCGGCGTATCAAGCCGTTTCTAAAGCCACCGGATTGAAGCCTGCTCTCGAACACTACGTAGTCGCGTCTATCACCGAAGGGATCGACGCCCAGGGTGAGGTTACCGTAAGGGTAGAAGACGAGGGGGTAATCACACAGGGCCAGGGCGCCAACACAGATATTGTGGTTGCGAGCGTAAAGGCTTATATAAACGCCTTAAACAAGCTCCGCTGGCGGAAGGAGCATCCCAAGCGTGTAATCTCGCAGGGGATGTAA
- a CDS encoding GlsB/YeaQ/YmgE family stress response membrane protein — MEIISWIIFGLVAGAVAKFLMPGRDPGGFIGTIIIGIVGAFVGGLIAKMFSAGQEISPGFDLKSFVFAVIGSIVLLIIYRVVKGKE; from the coding sequence ATGGAGATAATATCCTGGATAATATTCGGTCTTGTGGCAGGCGCTGTGGCGAAATTTCTGATGCCTGGAAGGGATCCCGGCGGTTTTATAGGCACAATCATTATCGGCATAGTCGGGGCTTTCGTAGGCGGTTTAATAGCGAAAATGTTTTCCGCCGGGCAGGAAATCAGCCCGGGTTTCGATCTTAAAAGCTTCGTATTTGCTGTAATAGGCTCCATAGTCTTGCTGATTATTTACCGGGTGGTAAAGGGAAAGGAATAG